One genomic segment of Aquamicrobium lusatiense includes these proteins:
- the hslU gene encoding ATP-dependent protease ATPase subunit HslU: MSNFSPREIVSELDRFIIGQKDAKRAVAIALRNRWRRQQLDGQMREEVTPKNILMIGPTGVGKTEISRRLAKLASAPFVKVEATKFTEVGYVGRDVEQIVRDLVEIAIGLTREKMREDVKARAHLNAEERVLEALVGKTASPATRDSFRKKLRDGELDDKEIEVEVADTGNGGMPGFDIPGMPGANIGVLNINDMLSKAMGGKRTKMRKTTVKESYDLLIADESDKLLDQDEVVRQALESAANDGIVFLDEIDKIAARSDVSGGPSREGVQRDLLPLVEGTTVATKYGPVKTDHILFIASGAFHVSKPSDLLPELQGRLPIRVELRALEKEDFVRILTETEASLIKQYVALMATEGVKLEITEDAIDALAGIAVDLNSTVENIGARRLQTVMERVLDEISFDAPDRDGTTVTIDAAYVQKHVGEMAKNTDLSRFIL, translated from the coding sequence ATGAGCAATTTTTCCCCCCGCGAGATCGTTTCCGAGCTCGACCGCTTCATCATCGGCCAGAAGGACGCCAAGCGTGCAGTGGCCATTGCGCTCCGCAACCGCTGGCGCCGCCAGCAGCTCGACGGCCAGATGCGCGAAGAGGTGACGCCGAAGAACATTCTGATGATCGGCCCGACCGGCGTCGGCAAGACCGAGATTTCGCGCCGGCTGGCGAAGCTCGCCAGCGCGCCTTTCGTCAAGGTCGAGGCCACCAAGTTTACCGAAGTCGGCTATGTCGGCCGCGACGTGGAGCAGATCGTGCGCGATCTGGTCGAAATCGCCATCGGCCTGACCCGCGAGAAGATGCGCGAGGACGTCAAGGCCCGCGCCCATCTCAACGCCGAGGAACGTGTGCTCGAAGCGCTTGTCGGCAAGACCGCCTCGCCCGCGACCCGCGATTCCTTCCGCAAGAAGCTGCGCGACGGCGAGCTGGATGACAAGGAGATCGAGGTCGAGGTGGCCGATACCGGCAATGGGGGCATGCCCGGCTTCGACATTCCCGGCATGCCGGGCGCCAATATCGGTGTGCTCAACATCAACGACATGCTGTCGAAGGCCATGGGCGGCAAGCGCACCAAGATGCGCAAGACGACCGTCAAGGAATCCTACGATCTGCTGATCGCCGACGAGTCCGACAAGCTGCTCGATCAGGACGAGGTCGTGCGCCAGGCGCTGGAATCGGCCGCGAATGACGGCATCGTCTTCCTCGATGAGATCGACAAGATCGCCGCCCGTTCCGACGTTTCCGGCGGTCCTTCGCGCGAAGGCGTGCAGCGCGACCTGCTGCCGCTGGTCGAGGGCACCACCGTGGCAACGAAATACGGGCCGGTGAAGACCGACCATATCCTGTTCATAGCGTCGGGCGCCTTCCACGTCTCCAAGCCTTCGGACCTGCTGCCCGAGTTGCAGGGCCGTCTGCCGATCCGGGTCGAGCTGCGGGCGCTGGAGAAGGAAGACTTCGTGCGCATCCTCACCGAAACCGAAGCGAGCCTCATCAAGCAATATGTGGCGCTGATGGCGACCGAGGGCGTGAAGCTGGAAATCACTGAAGACGCCATCGACGCGCTGGCCGGCATCGCCGTGGACCTCAATTCGACGGTCGAGAATATCGGCGCGCGGCGCCTGCAGACGGTGATGGAGCGGGTTCTCGACGAGATTTCCTTCGACGCACCCGACCGCGACGGCACCACCGTCACCATCGATGCCGCCTATGTGCAGAAGCATGTCGGCGAGATGGCAAAGAACACGGACCTGTCGCGCTTCATCCTGTGA
- a CDS encoding polysaccharide deacetylase family protein, with product MTMKTTLRRAIRNAAIRAGLEAVALTNAGAVWPQAAGRGVIFTLHHVRPHQGHGFDPNALLSVTPEFLAAAIETCLATGMVPVALEDLPQLLADPDDRRRFVCFTLDDGYRNNAQHAAPVFRRHGVPYTIFLCRGFVERTRSLWWETAETLIRRTNELTFDFGGGPENLPLNTIAPKQAAFDRLSSFIQAGDEDDAIARLDAEAIRHGVDPLAVVDDLVMGAEEIRELARDPLACFGAHTLTHVNLRRVDAARLASEIEGSIRAVEEWTGKRPSSFAYPYGFAAAAGEREFSAARAAGLSIAVTTRPGVLGAASLGQPTALPRVSLNGLYQKPRYVKALASGIPFRLM from the coding sequence ATGACCATGAAAACCACGCTTCGGCGTGCGATCCGCAATGCGGCGATCAGGGCGGGGCTGGAAGCGGTCGCACTTACCAATGCCGGTGCGGTCTGGCCGCAGGCGGCAGGGCGCGGCGTCATCTTCACCCTGCATCATGTGCGTCCGCATCAGGGCCATGGGTTCGATCCGAATGCCCTGCTTTCGGTGACGCCGGAATTTCTCGCTGCGGCGATCGAAACGTGTCTCGCCACCGGCATGGTGCCGGTGGCGCTGGAGGATTTGCCGCAATTGCTGGCCGATCCCGACGACCGCCGGCGTTTCGTTTGCTTCACGCTGGATGACGGCTATCGCAACAATGCGCAGCATGCCGCGCCCGTGTTTCGCCGGCATGGCGTACCCTACACGATCTTCCTGTGCCGTGGCTTTGTCGAGCGCACCCGTTCGCTGTGGTGGGAAACGGCCGAAACCCTCATTCGCCGGACCAACGAGCTGACATTCGATTTCGGCGGCGGGCCGGAGAACCTGCCGCTAAACACGATTGCCCCCAAACAGGCGGCGTTCGACCGCCTTTCATCTTTCATTCAGGCTGGTGATGAGGATGACGCCATCGCCCGGCTCGATGCCGAGGCGATCAGGCATGGCGTCGATCCGCTGGCGGTCGTAGACGATCTCGTCATGGGTGCGGAAGAGATACGGGAACTGGCGCGGGATCCGCTCGCCTGTTTTGGCGCGCATACGCTTACCCATGTGAATCTCAGGCGTGTCGATGCGGCTCGACTGGCAAGCGAGATCGAAGGGTCGATCCGGGCGGTCGAAGAGTGGACGGGCAAGCGGCCATCGAGCTTCGCCTACCCCTATGGCTTCGCCGCGGCGGCCGGGGAGCGAGAGTTCAGCGCTGCGCGCGCGGCGGGGCTTTCCATTGCCGTGACCACCCGGCCGGGCGTGCTGGGGGCGGCCAGCCTCGGTCAGCCGACAGCGCTGCCTCGGGTGTCGCTGAACGGCCTTTACCAGAAGCCGCGCTATGTAAAGGCGCTGGCTTCCGGCATTCCGTTCAGGCTGATGTGA
- a CDS encoding ATP-grasp domain-containing protein has product MNASVSHTDNSIPSAPGGVVILGGAHGSLALARSLGAAKVPVCYVSHDTPLPGWSRHVQHSFGWPGPDDPGAAAYLTGLAESHGLSSWVLVAGGDAEVRLVAQAREMLEKRFRLTLPPWERLQWLCEKPLLYRRAAELGLTVPHTYAFASVDEAETADIAFPVVLKPNMGGGSSHLARAKVIRTDDAASFRAAFADAAREIGAANVVVQQLIPGGGESQFSYAALWHEGQPVAEFTARRARQYPVDFGYTSTFVEVVERPDAAEAARLLLRSVDFSGLVEIEFKYDARDRVLKLLDVNPRPWSWFALAAASGVDLGRMLWDVTSGGTASTAQADAGAAWTYLSRDIIAGAQLCWRGALTPGTFLVSLMSVRAGAAWAANDLRPGLLDLPLTAWRVLTRRVLGKGAARS; this is encoded by the coding sequence ATGAATGCCAGCGTGTCGCATACGGACAATTCAATTCCCTCAGCACCGGGCGGCGTCGTCATTCTTGGCGGCGCCCATGGTTCGCTGGCGCTCGCGCGCAGCCTCGGGGCGGCAAAAGTGCCGGTGTGCTACGTCTCCCATGATACGCCTTTGCCGGGCTGGTCGCGTCATGTGCAGCACAGCTTCGGCTGGCCGGGGCCGGATGATCCGGGTGCGGCGGCATATTTGACCGGGCTTGCAGAATCGCACGGACTGAGTAGCTGGGTTCTCGTTGCCGGTGGCGATGCGGAGGTGCGTCTGGTTGCGCAGGCGCGGGAGATGCTTGAGAAACGCTTTCGCCTGACATTGCCGCCGTGGGAAAGGCTGCAATGGCTGTGCGAGAAGCCGCTGCTCTATCGGCGGGCGGCGGAGCTGGGCCTTACCGTTCCACACACTTACGCCTTCGCCTCGGTGGACGAAGCTGAAACGGCAGATATCGCTTTTCCCGTGGTGCTGAAGCCCAATATGGGGGGCGGTTCGTCGCATCTGGCGCGGGCCAAGGTGATACGGACGGACGACGCCGCTTCATTCCGCGCTGCTTTTGCAGATGCAGCCCGCGAAATCGGCGCGGCAAACGTCGTCGTGCAGCAGCTCATTCCGGGTGGGGGCGAGAGCCAGTTTTCCTATGCCGCGCTCTGGCATGAGGGTCAGCCGGTGGCGGAATTCACGGCTCGTCGGGCGCGGCAGTATCCCGTCGATTTCGGCTACACCAGCACTTTCGTCGAGGTGGTCGAGCGCCCGGATGCGGCAGAGGCCGCGCGCCTTCTGCTGCGGTCGGTGGATTTCTCGGGTCTGGTGGAAATCGAGTTCAAATACGATGCGCGCGACCGGGTTCTGAAGCTGCTCGACGTCAATCCCCGGCCATGGTCGTGGTTTGCGCTGGCGGCAGCATCGGGCGTCGATCTTGGCCGGATGCTGTGGGATGTGACGAGCGGCGGCACTGCTTCCACAGCGCAGGCCGATGCAGGTGCCGCGTGGACCTATCTGTCGCGCGACATCATCGCGGGCGCACAGCTTTGCTGGCGCGGCGCGTTGACGCCCGGCACCTTTCTGGTGTCGCTGATGTCCGTCCGCGCCGGTGCTGCCTGGGCGGCCAATGATTTGCGGCCGGGGCTTTTGGACCTGCCGCTGACGGCATGGCGGGTGCTGACGCGGCGCGTGCTCGGAAAAGGCGCGGCGCGCTCATGA
- a CDS encoding DUF1330 domain-containing protein yields the protein MPKGYWIARVDIRDTERYKDYVAAAKLAFDRFGAKFLARGGEHEVAEGPGRARNVIIEFDSLATARECYHSPEYQVAAAIRQQVADGEIVLVEGA from the coding sequence ATGCCCAAGGGATACTGGATCGCTCGCGTCGATATTCGCGATACCGAGCGCTACAAGGATTATGTTGCCGCCGCCAAGCTGGCTTTCGACCGCTTCGGGGCCAAATTCCTGGCGCGTGGCGGCGAGCATGAGGTGGCCGAGGGGCCGGGCCGGGCACGCAATGTCATCATCGAGTTCGACTCTCTGGCCACGGCCCGCGAATGCTATCATTCGCCGGAATATCAGGTCGCGGCCGCCATCCGGCAGCAGGTTGCCGATGGCGAGATCGTGCTGGTGGAAGGCGCCTGA
- the pyrF gene encoding orotidine-5'-phosphate decarboxylase has protein sequence MTATSDMKEHLIVGLDVPTVAEAERVVRDLEGVASFYKIGYQLVFAGGLEFARDLAASGNKVFLDMKLLDIDNTVAKGVENIVRMGVSMLTLHAYPKAMRAAVEAARGSDLCLLGVTVLTSMDEQDVIEAGYELDPHTLVLRRAEQALQAGMGGIVCSAQETEAVRRIVGPSMAVVTPGIRLAGGERGDQKRVVTPRDAMRNGSSHLVVARPIVGAVDRRAAAQAILDDMRSA, from the coding sequence ATGACCGCCACAAGTGACATGAAGGAACATCTGATCGTCGGTCTCGACGTGCCGACGGTTGCCGAGGCCGAGCGTGTCGTGCGCGACCTTGAGGGCGTCGCCTCCTTCTACAAGATCGGCTACCAGCTCGTTTTCGCCGGTGGTCTGGAGTTCGCGCGTGATCTGGCGGCGTCCGGGAACAAGGTGTTCCTCGACATGAAGCTGCTGGACATCGACAACACCGTCGCCAAAGGCGTGGAGAACATCGTGCGCATGGGCGTTTCCATGCTGACCCTGCATGCCTACCCGAAAGCCATGCGTGCGGCTGTCGAAGCCGCGCGTGGCAGCGATCTGTGCCTGCTGGGCGTGACCGTGCTCACCTCCATGGATGAGCAGGATGTCATCGAGGCCGGCTATGAGCTTGATCCGCATACGCTGGTGCTGCGGCGCGCCGAACAGGCCCTGCAGGCGGGCATGGGCGGTATCGTCTGTTCGGCGCAGGAAACCGAAGCGGTGCGGCGTATCGTTGGGCCATCCATGGCGGTGGTGACGCCGGGGATCCGTCTTGCCGGTGGAGAGCGTGGCGACCAGAAGCGCGTCGTGACGCCGCGCGATGCCATGCGCAATGGTTCCAGCCATCTGGTGGTGGCGCGGCCGATCGTCGGCGCGGTTGACAGACGGGCCGCCGCGCAGGCTATTCTCGACGACATGCGCTCTGCCTGA
- a CDS encoding NADPH-dependent FMN reductase translates to MTAMPRILVFAGSVRTGAYSGKTADAAQKALALEGAHVTRISLLDYPLPIYDQDLEKEDGIPENAMKLARLVNAHDGVLIATPEYNGSLPPLLKNTIDWLSRVRRDGDAPLKPLTGKLAALCSSSEGQFAGIRAITHLRATLLRCQMEVVTPECSVPRGGEAFDDNGDFRDQRLQQTMARVAAALVAQAAVSARMEA, encoded by the coding sequence ATGACAGCCATGCCACGCATTCTCGTTTTCGCCGGCTCCGTACGGACCGGCGCCTACAGCGGCAAGACCGCCGACGCGGCGCAAAAAGCGCTTGCTCTGGAAGGCGCGCATGTGACGCGCATTTCACTGCTCGACTATCCGCTGCCGATCTATGATCAGGATCTCGAGAAAGAAGACGGCATTCCGGAAAACGCCATGAAACTGGCGCGGCTGGTTAACGCGCATGACGGGGTGCTGATCGCCACGCCGGAATATAACGGCTCATTGCCGCCGCTCCTGAAGAACACCATAGACTGGCTGAGCCGGGTGCGCCGCGACGGGGACGCTCCGCTGAAGCCGCTCACCGGCAAGCTGGCGGCGCTCTGCTCGTCTTCGGAGGGGCAGTTCGCGGGAATTCGCGCCATCACCCATCTGCGCGCCACATTGCTGCGCTGCCAGATGGAGGTGGTGACGCCCGAATGCTCGGTGCCGCGTGGCGGTGAAGCCTTCGACGACAATGGCGACTTTCGGGATCAGCGCCTGCAGCAGACCATGGCCCGCGTGGCTGCCGCCCTTGTCGCGCAGGCGGCAGTTTCAGCAAGGATGGAAGCATGA
- a CDS encoding disulfide bond formation protein B produces MTDTATPDPRRRLLFTALFLAFAMAATVGTALGFQYVGGYIPCKLCYEQRMPYYIGVPLMLLGALAAFLKLPLWIVKALLGAGGVLMAYGFFLGGYHAGVEWGWWPGPSDCTNIAAPVDTGGNGVLDALDQFVPPSCDKAALRIFGLSMAGWNVIASLILAVVAFRAAFSRGR; encoded by the coding sequence ATGACCGACACAGCCACTCCCGACCCGCGCCGCAGATTGCTGTTCACAGCATTGTTTCTGGCCTTTGCCATGGCTGCGACCGTCGGCACCGCGCTCGGTTTCCAGTACGTAGGTGGCTATATTCCCTGCAAGCTCTGCTACGAGCAGCGCATGCCCTATTACATCGGCGTGCCGCTGATGCTGCTGGGCGCTCTTGCCGCCTTCCTTAAGTTGCCTTTGTGGATCGTGAAGGCGCTGCTCGGCGCCGGCGGCGTGCTGATGGCCTATGGGTTCTTCCTCGGCGGATATCACGCCGGCGTCGAATGGGGCTGGTGGCCGGGGCCGAGCGACTGCACCAATATCGCAGCCCCTGTCGATACGGGCGGAAACGGCGTTCTGGATGCGCTTGACCAGTTCGTGCCGCCCTCCTGCGACAAGGCGGCGCTGCGCATATTCGGCCTGTCCATGGCCGGCTGGAACGTCATCGCCAGCCTGATCCTTGCCGTGGTCGCGTTCCGTGCGGCCTTCTCGCGTGGACGGTAA
- a CDS encoding YqaA family protein has product MLRGLYDWTLSLAARKSAEWWLAFIAFVESSIFLVPADVLYLPMALSRPDRAYRYALVATVASVLGGIAGWFLGHYAYEALARPVLEFYGKYEQFEALRTSSGIGFIILMLITSGLAHLPPIKVVTILSGVIGVNLLLFILLAIVARGARFFFLAWLLRRYGEPIREFIEKRLGTIAALGAAALILLYLLVRYLH; this is encoded by the coding sequence ATGCTTCGCGGACTTTACGACTGGACCTTGTCGCTCGCGGCAAGGAAATCGGCCGAATGGTGGCTGGCTTTCATCGCTTTCGTGGAAAGCTCCATCTTTCTGGTGCCCGCGGATGTGCTCTACCTGCCGATGGCATTGTCGCGTCCGGACCGGGCTTACCGCTATGCGCTGGTGGCTACCGTGGCTTCGGTGCTGGGCGGCATCGCCGGCTGGTTCCTCGGCCATTATGCCTATGAAGCGCTGGCCCGGCCGGTGCTGGAATTCTACGGCAAATATGAACAGTTCGAGGCGCTGCGGACCTCGTCCGGCATCGGCTTCATCATCCTGATGCTGATTACCTCCGGTCTCGCGCACCTGCCGCCGATCAAGGTGGTGACGATCCTGTCGGGCGTCATCGGCGTCAATCTCCTGCTGTTCATCCTGCTTGCCATCGTGGCGCGGGGTGCGCGCTTCTTCTTCCTGGCGTGGCTTCTGCGCCGCTATGGCGAGCCGATCCGCGAGTTCATCGAAAAGCGCCTTGGCACTATCGCAGCGCTGGGGGCGGCTGCCCTAATTCTGCTTTACCTGCTGGTCAGATATCTGCACTGA
- a CDS encoding type VI secretion system-associated protein TagO — protein sequence MRSLLIIATVIMAGVAPAMAADCLKIDNDLDRLACYDREAGRTPSASTLPQSAGKWVVRRETSKLTDQPTVVMSIDSDEVVDCGWNRGQKIGLVLRCMENKTVLYFSTGCHMTASQYNDYGNITYRLDDEKARTVGGDASTDNRALGLWNGGKSIPVIKQMYGRKQMIVRMTPYSESPFTATFDISGAEEASKPLREACGW from the coding sequence ATGCGATCTCTTTTGATCATCGCCACGGTCATCATGGCCGGGGTGGCGCCTGCGATGGCTGCCGACTGCCTGAAGATCGACAACGATCTCGACCGGCTGGCCTGCTATGACAGGGAGGCAGGCCGCACGCCTTCCGCCTCCACCCTTCCCCAGAGTGCGGGGAAATGGGTGGTGCGCAGGGAGACATCGAAACTCACCGACCAGCCCACCGTCGTGATGTCGATCGACTCCGATGAAGTCGTCGATTGCGGCTGGAACCGGGGGCAGAAAATCGGTCTGGTCCTGCGCTGCATGGAAAACAAGACCGTTCTTTACTTCTCAACCGGCTGTCACATGACCGCGAGCCAATACAATGATTACGGCAACATCACCTACCGGCTGGATGATGAGAAAGCCCGCACGGTCGGTGGCGATGCGTCCACCGACAACCGTGCGCTGGGCCTGTGGAATGGCGGCAAGTCCATCCCCGTGATCAAACAGATGTATGGCAGGAAGCAGATGATCGTTCGGATGACGCCCTATTCGGAAAGCCCGTTTACCGCGACCTTTGACATTTCCGGAGCAGAGGAGGCTTCAAAGCCCTTGCGGGAAGCATGCGGCTGGTAG
- a CDS encoding N-formylglutamate amidohydrolase, translated as MNTTVRPAAALRHDPELPLLEIDEPPPYAVINPDGSSPYLLLCEHASNRIPRALGDLGLPLTERQRHIAWDIGVSALSQHLSATLDAPLFMANYSRLVIDCNRPLHVPSLIPEVSETTAVPGNAGLSEAERQQRIDTLFHPFAEAVTRRLDQRRQQGLRTIIIGVHSFTPVYFGKQRPWHAGVLYGEAKAFGRAIIDCLAADPALCIGDNQPYDIHPDEDYTVPVHADARGLPGALIEIRHDLIRDAQGVTSWGGRLTECLKEMERLPL; from the coding sequence ATGAACACGACCGTCAGGCCAGCGGCGGCGCTTCGCCATGATCCCGAATTGCCGCTGCTGGAAATCGATGAGCCGCCGCCCTATGCGGTGATCAATCCCGATGGCTCGTCACCCTATCTGCTTTTGTGCGAGCATGCGTCGAACCGTATTCCGCGCGCGCTGGGCGATCTTGGCCTGCCGCTCACGGAGCGCCAGCGCCATATCGCATGGGACATCGGCGTTTCGGCGCTTTCGCAGCATCTGAGCGCCACTCTCGACGCGCCGCTGTTCATGGCGAATTATTCGCGTCTCGTCATCGACTGCAACAGGCCGCTGCATGTGCCGTCGCTGATCCCGGAGGTCAGCGAAACAACGGCCGTGCCGGGCAATGCCGGGCTCAGCGAGGCGGAGCGGCAGCAACGCATCGATACTTTGTTCCATCCTTTTGCCGAGGCGGTCACCCGGCGTCTGGACCAGCGCCGGCAGCAGGGACTTCGGACCATCATCATCGGGGTGCACAGCTTTACGCCGGTCTACTTCGGCAAGCAGCGGCCCTGGCATGCGGGCGTGCTTTATGGGGAGGCGAAGGCGTTTGGCCGCGCGATTATAGACTGCCTCGCCGCCGATCCTGCTTTGTGCATCGGCGACAACCAGCCCTACGACATCCATCCCGATGAAGACTATACGGTTCCGGTTCATGCCGATGCGCGTGGTCTGCCCGGTGCGCTGATCGAAATCCGTCACGACCTTATCAGGGATGCACAAGGCGTCACCTCATGGGGCGGGCGGCTGACGGAATGCCTGAAGGAGATGGAGCGGCTGCCCTTGTAA
- a CDS encoding glutamine synthetase family protein — MDNRIQAADLAELATIVTTDICGITRGRSFFASELESYLRKGVGWVPANLALTPFDEIAGDNPWGSKGDLRLMPDAESRVRVSCLPGETPLHFYHADITRLDGSAWDCCVRSFLKDTITAYEREAGLRVTSAVEQEFQILGADWPDAPAFGLRAQRRTGAFPALLMSALQEAGAEPEMFLPEYGKDQFEITCRPAPVLAAADRAATIRAVAREVAAHFGWHASFAPKTTADGVGNGVHLHVSFTDLDGNPVTFDPSLPGRLSKVAGSFAAGVLKHLPALVAFTAPSVLSYLRLVPHHWSAAFTCLGEKNREATLRICPTLDLPGSNPARQFNMEFRAADACASPHLSLAVLLRAGLEGIRAGLETPPLTNSDPADMDEAERERLGIRRLPASLPEALDALQQDETVTGWFSKDFIDCYLAMKRLEISLVAEATPEELCRRYAAIY, encoded by the coding sequence ATGGACAATCGCATTCAGGCCGCTGATCTGGCCGAACTTGCCACAATCGTCACCACCGATATCTGCGGCATCACGCGCGGGCGCAGCTTCTTCGCCAGCGAGCTGGAAAGCTATCTGCGCAAAGGCGTTGGCTGGGTGCCGGCCAATCTGGCGCTGACACCTTTCGACGAGATTGCCGGCGACAACCCGTGGGGATCGAAGGGCGATCTGCGGCTGATGCCGGACGCGGAAAGCCGTGTGCGCGTGAGCTGTCTTCCCGGTGAGACGCCTTTGCATTTCTATCATGCCGACATCACCCGTCTCGACGGCTCGGCATGGGACTGCTGCGTGCGTTCTTTCCTCAAGGACACGATCACCGCTTATGAGCGGGAAGCAGGCCTTCGGGTGACGAGCGCGGTCGAGCAGGAATTCCAGATTCTTGGCGCCGACTGGCCGGACGCCCCCGCCTTCGGGCTGCGCGCCCAGCGCCGCACCGGCGCCTTTCCCGCGCTGCTGATGAGCGCGCTTCAGGAGGCGGGCGCCGAGCCGGAAATGTTCCTGCCGGAATATGGCAAGGACCAGTTCGAGATCACCTGCCGTCCCGCACCGGTTCTGGCGGCAGCCGACCGGGCGGCGACCATCCGTGCCGTTGCCCGCGAGGTTGCGGCCCATTTCGGCTGGCACGCCAGCTTCGCGCCCAAGACCACCGCCGACGGCGTCGGCAACGGTGTGCATCTGCATGTGAGCTTCACCGATCTGGACGGCAATCCGGTTACCTTCGATCCTTCGCTGCCCGGCAGATTGTCGAAGGTCGCGGGGTCCTTTGCGGCCGGCGTCCTGAAGCATCTGCCGGCACTCGTCGCCTTTACCGCGCCGTCTGTGCTGTCTTATCTGCGGCTGGTGCCGCATCACTGGAGCGCGGCCTTCACCTGTCTGGGCGAGAAGAACCGCGAAGCGACGTTGCGCATCTGCCCGACGCTCGATCTGCCGGGAAGCAATCCGGCGCGGCAGTTCAATATGGAATTCCGTGCCGCCGATGCCTGCGCCAGCCCGCATCTGTCGCTTGCAGTGCTGCTGCGCGCAGGCCTCGAAGGCATCCGTGCAGGACTGGAGACGCCACCCCTTACCAACTCGGACCCCGCCGACATGGATGAGGCCGAGCGCGAGCGTCTTGGCATCCGCCGGCTGCCGGCCAGCCTGCCGGAAGCGCTCGATGCGCTTCAGCAGGACGAGACGGTGACCGGCTGGTTCTCGAAAGACTTCATTGATTGCTATCTGGCCATGAAGCGGCTGGAGATCAGCCTTGTTGCCGAGGCCACTCCCGAAGAACTGTGCCGGCGCTACGCGGCCATTTACTGA
- a CDS encoding isochorismatase family cysteine hydrolase: MASIEVEFDNMRLTRDSAYEPGKTSLLLVDMQRIWCEPNLDPTHPQDADSYYHRRLREQVVPNQKRILDAARAAGCNVLHTIIQSLTNDGRDRSLDHKLSGMHVAKDAPEGAVIDALTPVENEIVLPKTSSGVFNSTNIDYVLRNLNTRYLIIAGVVTDQCVDMAVRDAADRGYLVTVVEDACATYSQERHDAAIRAYSGYGWITDTATVIERLGALAD; encoded by the coding sequence ATGGCTTCCATCGAAGTTGAGTTCGACAATATGCGCCTGACGCGCGACAGCGCCTATGAGCCGGGCAAGACGTCGCTGCTGCTTGTCGACATGCAGCGTATCTGGTGCGAGCCGAATCTCGATCCGACCCATCCGCAGGATGCCGACAGTTACTATCACCGCCGCCTGCGCGAGCAGGTCGTGCCCAATCAGAAGCGCATTCTGGATGCCGCCCGCGCGGCCGGCTGCAATGTGCTGCACACCATCATCCAGAGCCTGACCAATGATGGCCGCGACCGCTCGCTCGACCACAAGCTTTCCGGCATGCATGTGGCGAAGGATGCTCCGGAAGGTGCGGTCATCGATGCGCTGACGCCGGTTGAGAACGAGATCGTTTTGCCGAAGACCTCCTCCGGCGTCTTCAATTCGACCAACATCGATTACGTGCTGCGCAATCTGAACACCCGCTATCTGATCATTGCCGGCGTGGTCACCGACCAGTGCGTCGACATGGCGGTGCGCGATGCCGCCGACCGTGGCTATCTGGTGACGGTCGTCGAAGATGCCTGCGCGACCTACTCGCAGGAGCGTCACGACGCGGCGATCCGGGCCTATTCGGGATATGGCTGGATCACCGACACCGCGACCGTGATCGAACGGCTTGGCGCACTGGCTGACTGA